One window from the genome of Chroococcidiopsis sp. TS-821 encodes:
- a CDS encoding metallophosphoesterase: protein MILFGGDPHGDFRPVIRAVNTYSPQAVVLLGDFDLERSLEEELAAILDKTEVWFIHGNHDADRDHWYDNLFSSKLAHRNLHGRVVKIAGVRIAGLGGVFRAKIWRPPAAPRFPSPNDLLSICGKGERWRGGIPRKHHASIFWQHYKALWHQQADILVTHEAPSCHRYGFKELDDLAEALGVKAVFHGHHHEHYTRAIGSGKIAVHGVAKAGISDQAGRILIQGKSDAYIRQKVKS from the coding sequence ATGATTTTATTCGGTGGAGATCCGCACGGTGATTTCAGACCTGTGATTCGGGCAGTCAATACATATTCTCCGCAAGCAGTTGTGTTGCTAGGTGATTTTGACCTAGAGCGATCGCTAGAAGAAGAACTAGCTGCCATCCTGGATAAAACCGAAGTTTGGTTCATTCATGGCAATCACGACGCGGATCGAGACCATTGGTACGATAATTTATTTTCATCAAAATTGGCGCACCGCAATCTACACGGTCGTGTTGTAAAAATCGCTGGCGTGCGTATTGCTGGTTTAGGTGGCGTATTTCGTGCCAAAATTTGGCGTCCTCCTGCTGCGCCAAGATTTCCTAGTCCAAATGACCTTTTGTCGATCTGCGGTAAAGGCGAACGTTGGCGTGGTGGTATTCCGCGCAAACATCATGCGAGTATTTTTTGGCAACACTATAAAGCGCTTTGGCATCAGCAAGCAGATATTTTGGTGACGCATGAAGCACCTTCTTGCCATCGCTACGGTTTTAAAGAACTCGATGACCTTGCGGAAGCTTTGGGAGTCAAAGCTGTCTTTCACGGTCATCATCACGAACATTACACAAGAGCGATCGGTAGCGGCAAAATTGCTGTCCACGGCGTTGCTAAAGCTGGGATAAGCGATCAAGCAGGAAGGATTCTCATTCAAGGCAAGTCAGATGCATACATTAGGCAAAAAGTCAAGAGTTAG